One Oryzomonas sagensis DNA segment encodes these proteins:
- a CDS encoding ATP-binding protein: protein MKQSLEKRIILFSFVILSMTTLANTGMDIAVFRRDYIQEMELRSQGLAAAFKANIEKVLALGINIRDVAGLADKCREIVQSDPEMAYCAIKGKDGAVLFVSDSSFAQLDFSRSGSGEGDKGALNGTTIEGPKGSYYDTQTPVRTFDGETAASIHIGFPQQVIDQKVHAIVLRSIIVFFAFFIASFALVVYFLKRSIMEPISSLLEGVTRISRGDFATPMQELPVYELNELSVKINAMAAALETRDTALRDNYKELSATHSQLHDSYQRLEMLSLELEKSEKVYKKLLEESGDAIIILDQSETIIIANKMAEEFLGYPATDFVGKHVTALLLLLKLENIQHFLRDIADAFQGNHVTREVVIFNSRQEQLVGMIRASCVAMGENSLLQVIIRDVTKEREIITNLEKSAAGLARLNRMKDSFLGLASHELKTPLTVVMGYADLLQSDLKDQLPVAAREMVQNISNAAARLDTVIKDMIDVSKIDQKQLDLHLEQVDVNGLVEETIRELRFFFALRKQEIGVALDNSLPMIHGDRTRLLQLLSNILGNAIKFTPDGGHISVKTSLRYLRRDPQVAGFDGVFSLNTDKEQQAFLEIIVSDTGIGIDLDDQMRIFDKFYEVGNIEEHSSGKVAFKSRGAGLGLSIAKGVAEMHGGSIWVESQGYDQSTCPGTTFHILLPIDPLSLADGAAVVAMN, encoded by the coding sequence ATGAAGCAATCACTTGAGAAACGCATAATTCTGTTTTCCTTCGTCATCCTTTCGATGACCACCCTTGCCAACACCGGAATGGATATTGCCGTGTTTCGCAGGGACTACATCCAGGAAATGGAGTTGCGTTCCCAAGGTCTTGCTGCGGCCTTTAAGGCAAACATCGAGAAGGTGCTTGCCTTGGGGATCAATATTCGCGATGTGGCCGGGTTGGCGGATAAATGCCGGGAGATCGTTCAGTCCGACCCTGAAATGGCCTATTGCGCCATAAAAGGGAAAGACGGTGCCGTACTGTTCGTCAGCGACAGTTCCTTTGCCCAGTTGGATTTCTCGCGCTCCGGGAGCGGGGAAGGGGACAAGGGCGCGCTGAACGGCACCACCATAGAAGGCCCCAAGGGCAGCTACTACGATACCCAGACTCCCGTCAGAACCTTTGACGGCGAAACGGCGGCCTCCATCCATATCGGTTTCCCGCAGCAGGTCATCGACCAGAAGGTGCATGCCATTGTCCTCAGGTCCATCATCGTCTTTTTTGCGTTTTTCATCGCCTCCTTTGCCCTTGTCGTCTATTTCCTCAAACGCAGCATCATGGAGCCCATTTCCAGTCTGCTCGAGGGCGTTACCCGGATTTCCCGCGGTGATTTCGCCACTCCCATGCAGGAGTTGCCCGTCTATGAGCTGAATGAACTGAGTGTCAAGATCAATGCAATGGCGGCCGCGCTCGAAACCCGCGATACGGCGTTGCGGGACAATTACAAGGAGCTGTCGGCGACACACTCCCAGCTCCACGATTCATACCAGCGGTTGGAGATGCTCAGCCTGGAGCTCGAAAAGTCGGAGAAGGTTTACAAAAAGCTTTTGGAGGAGTCCGGGGATGCGATCATCATTCTCGATCAGAGTGAAACCATTATCATCGCCAACAAGATGGCCGAGGAGTTCCTCGGCTATCCGGCCACCGATTTTGTCGGCAAGCATGTTACCGCCCTGCTCTTGTTGCTCAAGCTCGAAAACATCCAGCACTTTTTGCGGGATATTGCCGATGCCTTCCAAGGGAACCATGTAACAAGGGAGGTTGTCATTTTCAACAGCCGCCAGGAACAGTTGGTGGGGATGATCCGCGCCAGTTGCGTCGCCATGGGGGAAAACAGCCTGTTGCAGGTCATCATACGGGATGTCACGAAGGAACGGGAAATCATCACCAACCTGGAAAAGAGCGCTGCCGGCCTGGCGCGGCTGAACCGGATGAAGGATTCGTTCCTGGGGCTCGCTTCCCACGAGCTGAAAACCCCGTTGACCGTTGTCATGGGGTATGCGGATTTGCTGCAATCCGACCTGAAGGATCAGCTGCCCGTCGCCGCCCGCGAGATGGTCCAGAATATCTCCAACGCCGCCGCACGTCTCGATACGGTCATCAAGGATATGATCGACGTATCGAAAATCGACCAGAAACAGCTTGACCTTCATCTTGAACAGGTCGATGTGAACGGCCTTGTGGAAGAAACCATACGGGAATTGCGCTTTTTCTTCGCCTTGCGCAAACAGGAGATCGGCGTCGCGCTGGATAATTCGCTGCCCATGATCCACGGCGACAGGACACGGCTTCTCCAACTCTTGTCCAATATCCTGGGCAATGCCATCAAGTTTACGCCCGATGGCGGGCACATATCCGTCAAGACCTCCCTCAGATACTTACGGCGGGATCCCCAGGTCGCCGGATTCGACGGCGTTTTTTCGTTGAATACCGACAAGGAACAGCAGGCTTTTCTGGAAATCATCGTGTCGGACACCGGGATCGGCATTGATCTGGATGACCAGATGCGCATCTTTGACAAGTTTTACGAGGTGGGCAATATCGAAGAGCACAGCTCCGGCAAGGTCGCCTTCAAATCACGGGGGGCCGGCCTTGGGCTCTCCATCGCAAAGGGCGTTGCCGAAATGCATGGCGGCTCCATCTGGGTGGAATCCCAAGGCTACGATCAAAGCACGTGCCCAGGAACCACGTTCCATATCCTGCTGCCCATAGATCCGCTGTCGCTGGCGGACGGGGCTGCCGTTGTCGCCATGAACTGA
- the gap gene encoding type I glyceraldehyde-3-phosphate dehydrogenase has protein sequence MALRVAINGFGRIGRMVLRAACKDKDIEFVAINDLTDAATLAHLFKYDSVHGTFPGKVEAKDNQLIVNGKAIKIYALKDPAELPWKKDKIDVVLESTGLFTSKEKAELHIKAGAKKVVISAPATNEDITIVMGVNEHLYDPKKHHIISNASCTTNCLAPVAKVLNDVFGIEKGLVTTVHSYTNDQRILDQPHKDLRRARAAALSMIPTTTGAAKAVALVLPELKGKLDGMAIRVPTPNVSVVDLVATLKKKADAVKVNAALKKASRGPLKGILDYVEEPLVSVDFNGRPASSSVDASCTKVIGDNMVKVISWYDNEAGFSNRVVDLFKLIASKK, from the coding sequence ATGGCGTTACGGGTTGCAATCAACGGCTTTGGCAGAATCGGAAGGATGGTTCTAAGAGCGGCGTGCAAGGACAAAGACATCGAGTTTGTGGCGATCAATGATTTGACCGATGCGGCAACCCTAGCGCACCTGTTCAAATACGATTCCGTGCATGGCACCTTCCCCGGCAAGGTGGAAGCGAAAGACAATCAGCTGATTGTCAATGGCAAAGCGATTAAGATCTATGCGCTCAAAGACCCGGCGGAACTCCCCTGGAAAAAGGACAAGATTGATGTTGTCCTGGAGTCAACCGGCCTGTTCACCTCAAAGGAAAAGGCGGAACTGCACATAAAGGCCGGTGCCAAAAAGGTCGTCATCTCTGCGCCGGCCACCAACGAGGATATCACCATCGTCATGGGTGTCAATGAACACCTCTATGATCCCAAAAAGCACCACATTATTTCCAATGCTTCCTGCACCACCAACTGTTTGGCGCCGGTGGCAAAGGTGCTCAACGATGTCTTCGGCATCGAGAAGGGACTCGTGACCACGGTGCACTCCTACACCAACGACCAGCGCATCCTCGACCAACCCCACAAGGACCTGCGCCGCGCCCGCGCCGCCGCCCTTTCCATGATCCCCACGACCACCGGAGCCGCCAAGGCCGTCGCCCTGGTCCTCCCCGAGCTCAAGGGCAAACTGGACGGCATGGCCATCCGTGTCCCAACCCCGAACGTCTCTGTTGTCGATCTTGTCGCCACTCTGAAGAAGAAGGCCGATGCCGTCAAAGTCAACGCAGCGTTGAAGAAAGCGTCCAGGGGGCCGCTCAAGGGAATACTGGACTATGTAGAGGAACCGCTGGTCTCCGTCGATTTCAACGGCCGCCCGGCCTCCTCCTCCGTCGACGCCTCCTGCACCAAGGTAATCGGCGACAACATGGTCAAGGTCATCAGCTGGTACGACAACGAGGCCGGTTTTTCAAATCGGGTGGTTGATCTCTTCAAGCTGATCGCTTCCAAGAAATAA
- a CDS encoding phosphoglycerate kinase — MPIRYIDQIKDLKDKRIFIRVDFNVPQDDKGNITEDTRIAGAVPTIKYAVEQGAKVVLASHLGRPKGEKNTKYTMAPAAKRLSELLGKKVRQAPDCFGPEVSALLDAMKPGDVVMLENVRFYPGEEKNDVAFARQLTNGCEIYVNDAFAVSHRAHASVEAITRCIPTIAAGFLMRNEMTFFDKAMSNPVRPLVAILGGAKVSGKLEVLQTLVNKVDKIVIGGGMAFTFLKAMGYSVGKSLVEDELIPTAKKIMDKAQKRGVTFYLPVDCIVANAFEATATNFITPVQEIPEGWMALDIGPASAALFAETLRDAKTVIWNGPMGVFEMDAFARGTFSVAEAVGNCYATTIIGGGDTDAAVRKAGVAGKVSYISTGGGAFLELLEGKTLPGVKALDIKAKK; from the coding sequence ATGCCGATCCGCTATATCGACCAGATCAAGGATCTGAAGGACAAAAGAATTTTTATCCGGGTCGACTTCAACGTCCCCCAGGACGACAAGGGGAATATTACCGAAGACACCCGCATTGCCGGTGCCGTACCGACCATCAAGTATGCCGTGGAACAGGGGGCAAAAGTAGTGCTGGCCTCCCACCTGGGGCGCCCCAAGGGTGAAAAGAATACGAAGTACACCATGGCTCCGGCCGCCAAACGCCTGTCGGAGCTGCTCGGCAAAAAGGTCAGGCAAGCCCCCGATTGCTTTGGCCCGGAGGTGAGCGCACTGCTCGACGCCATGAAGCCGGGCGACGTGGTGATGCTTGAAAACGTCCGGTTCTATCCGGGCGAAGAGAAAAACGATGTCGCCTTTGCCAGGCAACTCACCAATGGTTGCGAAATTTACGTTAATGACGCTTTTGCGGTATCCCATCGCGCCCATGCCTCGGTGGAGGCCATCACCAGATGCATTCCGACCATTGCGGCCGGATTCCTGATGCGCAATGAAATGACCTTCTTCGACAAAGCCATGAGTAATCCGGTTCGTCCGCTGGTTGCCATCCTTGGCGGAGCCAAGGTGTCCGGCAAACTGGAAGTGCTGCAGACACTGGTCAACAAGGTCGACAAGATCGTGATCGGCGGCGGCATGGCCTTCACGTTTCTCAAGGCCATGGGGTACTCTGTCGGCAAGTCGCTGGTGGAAGACGAACTGATCCCCACCGCCAAAAAGATCATGGACAAGGCGCAAAAGCGCGGCGTTACCTTCTACCTCCCGGTGGATTGCATCGTGGCCAACGCCTTTGAAGCCACGGCAACCAACTTCATCACCCCCGTGCAGGAGATACCCGAGGGGTGGATGGCCCTCGACATCGGCCCCGCCTCGGCGGCCCTCTTTGCCGAGACATTACGGGATGCCAAAACCGTTATCTGGAACGGTCCCATGGGGGTATTCGAGATGGACGCCTTTGCCCGGGGCACCTTTTCAGTGGCCGAGGCGGTGGGCAACTGTTACGCCACCACGATCATCGGCGGCGGTGACACCGATGCGGCCGTTCGCAAGGCCGGAGTTGCCGGGAAGGTCAGCTACATCTCAACCGGCGGCGGCGCATTCCTGGAGTTGCTGGAAGGCAAAACCCTGCCGGGAGTAAAAGCTCTCGACATCAAGGCCAAAAAATAG
- the tpiA gene encoding triose-phosphate isomerase, with product MRTPVIAGNWKLFKTIGEATGMVNALKPLVAAAKGTEIVVAPPFTALSRVADALAGSNVHLAAQDCYWEEEGAFTGEVAPKMLRDAGCSHVIIGHSERRQYFGETDATVNKKVKAAINAGLTAIVCVGETLAEREANKTFAVIESQVLGGLEGLPPEALSRVIIAYEPVWAIGTGKTASDAQAQEVHAFIRSLMARCFGQVSADGMRILYGGSVKPDNVRGLMAQPDIDGALVGGASLKAESFAAIANFAE from the coding sequence ATGCGCACGCCTGTTATTGCGGGAAACTGGAAACTGTTCAAAACCATCGGCGAGGCGACCGGCATGGTCAATGCCCTCAAACCGCTTGTGGCCGCGGCCAAAGGGACCGAGATCGTCGTCGCTCCGCCATTCACGGCCCTCAGCCGGGTGGCGGACGCGCTTGCCGGGTCCAACGTCCACCTCGCCGCCCAGGACTGCTACTGGGAGGAGGAAGGTGCCTTCACCGGCGAGGTGGCCCCAAAAATGCTGAGAGACGCCGGTTGCAGCCATGTCATTATTGGACATTCGGAACGGCGCCAATACTTTGGCGAGACCGACGCAACCGTCAACAAGAAGGTCAAGGCCGCCATCAATGCGGGCCTGACAGCGATCGTCTGCGTTGGCGAAACCCTGGCCGAGCGCGAGGCGAACAAGACCTTTGCCGTTATCGAGTCGCAGGTGTTGGGCGGCCTGGAAGGCCTCCCGCCGGAAGCCCTGTCCAGGGTGATCATCGCCTATGAGCCGGTCTGGGCCATAGGGACCGGAAAGACCGCCAGCGATGCCCAGGCGCAGGAAGTGCACGCCTTTATCCGCAGCCTCATGGCACGGTGTTTCGGCCAAGTCAGCGCCGACGGCATGCGCATACTCTACGGCGGCAGCGTTAAACCGGACAACGTCAGGGGGCTGATGGCGCAACCCGATATCGATGGCGCCCTGGTGGGCGGAGCAAGTCTCAAGGCGGAATCGTTTGCCGCCATAGCCAATTTTGCCGAATAG
- the secG gene encoding preprotein translocase subunit SecG: MIIALTLLHVLVSIFMIAVVLLQSGKGAEMGASFGSGGSQSVFGAGGGTTFLSKITTGAAVIFMLTSLTLAYISGQPSSSSIMSDKGKSATTTKMPVQMPQPMVPAQQGKPAGMPSAPAAPPQQQK, encoded by the coding sequence ATGATTATTGCCCTTACGTTACTGCACGTTCTGGTCAGCATATTCATGATTGCCGTTGTCTTGCTGCAATCCGGCAAAGGCGCCGAAATGGGCGCATCATTCGGCAGCGGCGGCAGCCAATCGGTTTTTGGTGCCGGCGGCGGCACCACATTCCTGAGCAAAATCACGACGGGTGCTGCCGTTATTTTCATGTTGACCTCACTGACATTGGCCTACATCTCAGGCCAACCATCCTCATCCTCGATCATGTCAGACAAAGGTAAATCCGCCACCACCACGAAAATGCCGGTTCAGATGCCGCAGCCTATGGTTCCGGCCCAGCAGGGCAAACCGGCTGGCATGCCGAGCGCACCGGCAGCGCCTCCTCAGCAGCAAAAATAA
- a CDS encoding SLBB domain-containing protein yields MREQELTPEESFDNDLLGGAQTDEKKISDSGKIIADKNRLKTRLVVKAEPGDGLARLSWQPSGYRKPQEDEAVQYRIQIGLAPNKPIKSIDVGNDTTYTLRDLKNHQVYFIQIIAINREQKRITKSEEIKIIPLPAEELGSSLEKVFSRKNQTLQDKLTPEPFKRELRQFGYDFFKNSAQLLEATDNLPVGDNYVMGPGDSLNLSLWGSINARYTLTVDRNGEIMIPRAGVVKVWGLSYEKAKEAIEKVVSRYFKNYSMNISLGKLKTIQVFVVGEVELPGSYPISSLATVVNALSAAGGPTKNGSLRAIKLTRTGKPAGNIDLYDMFLSGDRSKDVRLQNGDTLFVPVIGPIVAVAGEVKRPAIYEVKGPQTLADVIQMAGGITASGFTGRIQIERFSGNSAKIALDYEPKDGHMDRVTAGVGIQDRDMVKIFPVQEAVRQVVSLTGNVVRPGEYQFRKGMRVKDLISSFADLLPESYLESAEITRLALPDYHKEMLHFNLRKALEGNEAENVPLQEQDTIKVASRWEMQEKQSVIINGFVVNPGKYEFHPGMTVRDLVSAAGSAKRNALLDMAELSRVEVAGDKATASRTQIDLGKAISGDPAHNLPLKSDDVLIVRGIVGWTDSTDKFIRLKGEVQYPGVYSVARGEKLSSVIARAGGFTEKAYLRGAKFTRRSVQKEQQKRMDEILVKTEKEINQKQAALASVAASKEELEATKSALDGLQKDLERMKLLKAEGRVVIRLAPLGELQKSSYDLEMEGGDILEVPTRTNVVNVLGQVYNPISFVYVPESSSVENYLNKAGGATSDAEVDEMFIIKADGTVFSRQQASFGIKWSDDAKQWTLGSFMSSYLEPGDTLVVPQKLERTAWLRDIKDITTIISQIALTAGTVLIGLK; encoded by the coding sequence ATGCGGGAGCAGGAACTGACACCCGAGGAAAGTTTTGACAACGATCTTCTGGGGGGGGCCCAAACCGACGAGAAAAAAATTTCCGATAGCGGCAAAATCATCGCTGACAAGAACAGGCTGAAGACCCGTTTAGTAGTAAAGGCTGAGCCGGGCGACGGCCTGGCGCGCCTCAGTTGGCAGCCGTCAGGATATCGCAAGCCCCAGGAGGATGAAGCGGTTCAATATCGAATCCAGATAGGTCTTGCTCCAAACAAACCGATCAAATCCATCGATGTCGGAAATGACACGACCTATACCCTGCGCGATTTGAAAAATCACCAGGTTTACTTCATTCAGATCATTGCCATAAACAGAGAGCAAAAGCGCATCACCAAATCGGAAGAGATCAAGATCATTCCCCTTCCCGCTGAAGAGCTCGGTTCTTCCCTGGAGAAAGTCTTTTCCCGTAAAAATCAAACATTGCAGGACAAACTCACCCCCGAACCGTTCAAGCGTGAACTCCGGCAATTCGGCTACGACTTTTTCAAAAACAGCGCCCAGTTGCTGGAAGCGACGGACAACCTCCCCGTGGGGGATAATTACGTCATGGGGCCGGGTGATAGCCTCAACCTCTCCCTGTGGGGGTCCATCAATGCCCGGTACACCCTTACCGTAGATCGCAATGGCGAGATCATGATTCCCCGGGCAGGGGTTGTTAAGGTATGGGGCCTCTCCTACGAAAAGGCCAAAGAGGCCATCGAGAAGGTCGTATCGCGATACTTCAAAAACTACAGCATGAATATTTCGCTTGGAAAATTAAAGACCATCCAGGTTTTTGTGGTGGGTGAAGTCGAATTACCCGGCAGCTACCCCATCAGTTCCCTTGCCACGGTAGTCAACGCCCTGTCGGCGGCGGGCGGCCCCACGAAAAACGGGTCGTTGCGCGCGATCAAGCTCACCCGCACCGGCAAGCCGGCTGGGAATATCGATCTCTATGACATGTTCCTTTCCGGGGACCGCAGCAAGGATGTCCGCCTCCAAAACGGCGACACCCTCTTTGTCCCGGTTATCGGCCCGATCGTGGCCGTTGCGGGGGAGGTAAAGCGTCCCGCAATTTACGAAGTGAAAGGCCCCCAGACGCTGGCCGATGTCATTCAGATGGCGGGCGGCATCACCGCCAGCGGATTTACCGGCAGGATCCAGATAGAACGCTTCTCCGGCAACAGCGCCAAGATCGCCCTTGATTACGAACCCAAGGATGGCCACATGGATCGTGTGACAGCCGGCGTAGGGATACAGGATCGGGATATGGTCAAGATATTTCCCGTTCAGGAGGCGGTCCGCCAAGTCGTCAGCCTCACGGGAAATGTCGTCAGGCCGGGCGAATATCAGTTCCGCAAAGGCATGCGCGTAAAGGACCTTATCTCCTCCTTTGCGGATCTGCTGCCCGAATCGTACCTGGAATCCGCCGAAATCACCCGCCTTGCCCTGCCCGATTACCATAAGGAAATGCTGCATTTCAACCTCCGCAAAGCCCTGGAAGGCAACGAGGCCGAAAACGTTCCCCTCCAGGAGCAGGACACCATCAAGGTAGCTTCACGCTGGGAGATGCAGGAAAAACAGAGTGTCATCATAAACGGTTTTGTCGTTAATCCGGGAAAATACGAATTTCACCCCGGCATGACGGTGCGAGACCTCGTCTCCGCCGCCGGCAGCGCGAAACGAAACGCCCTGCTCGACATGGCCGAACTCAGCCGCGTGGAGGTCGCCGGCGACAAGGCGACCGCGTCGCGCACGCAGATTGACCTGGGCAAGGCCATCAGCGGCGACCCCGCCCACAACCTCCCCCTGAAATCGGACGATGTGCTGATTGTTCGTGGCATTGTCGGGTGGACCGATTCAACGGATAAGTTCATTCGACTCAAGGGCGAAGTGCAGTATCCCGGCGTCTACTCCGTGGCCAGAGGCGAGAAACTAAGTTCCGTTATTGCCCGTGCCGGCGGTTTCACCGAGAAGGCCTACCTGAGAGGGGCAAAGTTTACCCGACGCTCCGTCCAAAAGGAACAACAGAAGCGGATGGACGAGATCCTTGTCAAGACGGAAAAGGAAATCAACCAGAAACAGGCCGCCCTTGCCTCTGTCGCCGCCTCCAAGGAAGAGCTTGAAGCCACGAAATCCGCCCTGGACGGCCTGCAAAAAGACCTTGAGCGGATGAAGCTCTTGAAGGCCGAAGGCCGCGTGGTCATCCGGCTTGCCCCGTTGGGGGAACTGCAGAAGAGCAGCTATGACCTGGAAATGGAAGGCGGGGACATCCTGGAAGTCCCGACCCGGACCAATGTGGTCAACGTCTTGGGGCAGGTCTACAACCCCATCTCTTTCGTGTATGTTCCCGAAAGCAGCTCCGTGGAAAACTATCTCAACAAGGCCGGCGGAGCCACCAGTGATGCCGAAGTCGACGAGATGTTCATCATCAAGGCCGACGGTACGGTTTTCAGCCGGCAACAGGCGTCTTTCGGCATAAAGTGGAGTGACGATGCCAAGCAGTGGACCCTCGGCAGCTTCATGTCATCCTACCTGGAGCCGGGCGATACCCTGGTAGTACCGCAAAAATTGGAGCGCACGGCGTGGCTCCGCGATATCAAGGATATCACCACGATCATATCCCAGATCGCCCTTACGGCAGGCACGGTCCTGATAGGGCTCAAATGA
- a CDS encoding GumC family protein: MNATQEQCPLPEEEEINLLELLQVVARRKSVIIKICTAAVIIAVCYSLALKNIYTASAKILPPQKESGGGLSALLSQAGGLASLAGGMGGLGGSTDLYLGILKSRSVADSVIKRLNLQKEFEAKSIDETRKKLEGAVKFKAGKDGIISIDAESRDPQKAAQLANTFVAELGRRSVELNLSKAGAERVFLEKRLEVVKQDLRNAENDMKAFQEKYKTFKADSQATAAIEGIARLKAEIITKEGQLATLRNSMTDESSEVKALQAGISRLKSQLGSMSGSGGTDVIPAVGNIPALGVEYVRKMRELKTQEAIFEQLTKQYEVAKISEAKDSSSVQVLDEAVAPLKKSKPKRSMIVILAAVTAFFASIFVVFIQEYLSKLSPEDAVIIRDIRNSLRFRRHDR; the protein is encoded by the coding sequence ATGAATGCAACTCAAGAACAATGTCCTCTTCCCGAAGAAGAGGAAATCAACCTCCTCGAACTCCTGCAGGTGGTCGCCAGGCGCAAATCGGTCATTATCAAGATATGCACTGCCGCCGTGATCATAGCGGTCTGCTATTCGCTGGCACTGAAAAACATCTACACCGCCAGCGCAAAAATACTCCCCCCTCAAAAGGAGTCGGGCGGCGGTCTTTCCGCTCTGCTCAGTCAGGCCGGCGGCCTGGCTTCCCTGGCGGGCGGCATGGGTGGTTTGGGAGGCTCTACCGACCTCTACCTCGGCATCCTCAAGAGCCGCTCAGTGGCGGACTCCGTCATTAAGCGGCTGAACCTTCAAAAAGAATTCGAGGCCAAATCCATCGACGAAACCAGGAAAAAACTGGAAGGCGCTGTCAAGTTCAAAGCCGGCAAGGACGGGATCATCAGTATCGACGCCGAAAGCCGGGATCCCCAAAAGGCAGCGCAGTTGGCCAATACCTTCGTGGCCGAGTTGGGGCGACGCAGTGTCGAGCTCAACCTCTCCAAGGCGGGAGCGGAGCGCGTGTTCCTGGAGAAACGGCTGGAAGTGGTAAAGCAGGACCTGCGCAACGCAGAGAACGATATGAAGGCATTCCAGGAAAAATATAAAACCTTCAAGGCTGATTCCCAGGCAACAGCCGCCATTGAAGGGATAGCGCGCCTGAAAGCGGAGATCATCACCAAAGAGGGGCAACTCGCCACGCTCCGCAATTCCATGACCGATGAGAGCAGTGAAGTAAAGGCGCTCCAGGCCGGCATCTCCCGTCTCAAGAGTCAGCTCGGCTCAATGAGCGGCAGCGGCGGCACCGATGTGATTCCGGCGGTCGGCAATATCCCGGCCCTGGGAGTGGAATACGTCCGCAAAATGCGCGAATTGAAGACGCAAGAAGCCATCTTTGAACAACTCACCAAGCAGTACGAGGTGGCGAAGATCAGCGAAGCCAAGGACTCCTCTTCGGTGCAGGTACTGGATGAGGCGGTCGCCCCCTTGAAGAAGAGCAAACCGAAACGCTCCATGATCGTTATTCTCGCTGCCGTTACGGCCTTCTTTGCCTCCATATTCGTCGTATTTATCCAGGAGTATCTTTCGAAACTATCCCCTGAAGATGCCGTTATTATCCGCGACATCAGAAATTCACTCCGGTTCAGGCGCCATGACCGTTAA
- a CDS encoding phosphatase PAP2 family protein yields MRKSIAGLITFLLLIPALGRASEIGDITIGNEIGSGVSRLGHETVELVRTPFQVDNGNILVTIGVAGAVGLTYVFDKDIHDKLQTRRGKALDKAADAGSLAGDPFLHLGFAALVYGGAIAADSPKWKEVGEMMGESLILADASTFLIKEATGRGRPDATTSKGDFKPFRFKNNYDSFPSMHTSSSFALASVMASTSESLTLKTAYYTAATFVGFSRLYQNKHWASDVIMGAALGELCGRVVTHYHAAGQKVAIVPQAFENGAGLAMVGRW; encoded by the coding sequence TTGAGAAAATCTATCGCAGGTCTGATAACGTTCCTCCTGCTGATCCCGGCACTGGGGCGTGCGTCCGAAATTGGGGATATCACCATCGGTAATGAAATCGGCAGCGGTGTCTCGAGATTGGGGCACGAGACCGTTGAACTGGTCCGGACGCCGTTCCAAGTCGATAACGGCAATATCCTCGTAACAATCGGGGTGGCGGGGGCTGTCGGCCTTACCTACGTGTTTGACAAGGACATCCACGACAAACTCCAGACCCGCAGGGGCAAGGCCCTCGACAAGGCCGCCGATGCCGGTTCCCTGGCAGGCGATCCTTTTCTTCATCTGGGATTTGCGGCACTGGTCTACGGCGGCGCCATCGCCGCGGACTCGCCGAAGTGGAAGGAGGTCGGCGAGATGATGGGGGAATCGCTTATCCTGGCCGATGCCTCGACCTTCCTGATCAAGGAGGCGACCGGCCGGGGGCGCCCCGATGCCACCACATCCAAGGGTGACTTCAAACCGTTTCGGTTCAAGAACAATTACGATTCATTCCCGTCCATGCACACCTCCAGTTCCTTTGCCCTGGCCTCCGTCATGGCATCGACCTCCGAGAGCCTCACCCTGAAAACCGCATATTACACGGCGGCGACGTTTGTCGGATTCTCACGTCTGTACCAGAACAAGCACTGGGCCAGCGATGTGATTATGGGTGCGGCGTTGGGAGAGCTGTGCGGCCGGGTCGTCACCCATTATCATGCAGCGGGCCAGAAAGTGGCGATAGTACCTCAGGCCTTTGAGAATGGAGCAGGGCTGGCAATGGTGGGGAGATGGTAG
- a CDS encoding HAD family hydrolase: MVVFPVGLEANAVIFDFDGVIVDTEPLHYKAFQRILEPLGLGFSWQQYVDIYMGFDDRDAFIEAFATQNRPLDTATLSSLVERKAEIFQTVIQDGITSYPGVVELIKKLHLMKVPLAISSGALQSDIAPIVEQLGIANCFDVIVTADDVTKSKPDPETYRLAFEKLASHAALTPGRTVAIEDTPAGITAAKGAGLQVIGLTNSYPKALISEASVVLDSLEELIPFTVHP; this comes from the coding sequence ATGGTAGTTTTTCCGGTGGGCCTGGAGGCCAACGCCGTCATCTTCGACTTCGACGGCGTTATCGTGGATACGGAGCCGTTGCACTACAAGGCGTTCCAGCGCATCCTGGAACCACTCGGGCTCGGTTTTTCGTGGCAGCAGTACGTTGACATCTATATGGGCTTTGATGATCGCGATGCCTTTATAGAGGCATTCGCCACCCAAAACAGGCCGCTCGATACCGCTACACTCTCCTCGCTCGTGGAGCGCAAGGCTGAGATCTTCCAGACCGTCATCCAGGATGGCATTACAAGCTACCCAGGGGTCGTAGAATTGATCAAAAAACTGCACCTGATGAAAGTACCCCTTGCCATCAGCAGCGGTGCCCTGCAGTCCGATATCGCTCCTATAGTGGAGCAGCTTGGCATAGCCAACTGTTTTGACGTTATCGTGACCGCCGATGATGTTACGAAAAGCAAACCAGACCCGGAAACCTATCGTCTCGCATTCGAAAAGCTCGCCTCACATGCCGCCCTAACACCTGGCCGAACCGTCGCCATTGAGGACACGCCGGCGGGAATTACCGCTGCAAAGGGTGCCGGTCTGCAAGTCATCGGCCTGACTAACAGCTACCCGAAGGCGCTCATCTCTGAAGCCTCGGTCGTCCTCGATTCACTCGAAGAGCTTATCCCCTTCACGGTACATCCTTAA